From the genome of Maniola jurtina chromosome 10, ilManJurt1.1, whole genome shotgun sequence, one region includes:
- the LOC123868747 gene encoding CDK5RAP3-like protein, translated as MDESNIPIDINIGKLQDWLVSRRHVNKEWQKNIIAVREKINNAIQDMPAHEGIAALLSGSYINYFHCLKIIEILKETEADTKNLFGRYGSQRMKDWQDVVRSYEKDNLYLAEAAQIFVRNITYEIPSLKKQIAKEEQMQTECEKKESDYLKSQASSKSEFLSLCKQLGIKGDRIKRELLERLQGLPDIYDKIGKSLKPLQPAIELYSAFTKYILGEQASELLPLLQYVVEHGNTTVYQWSYGEPPLSIEPHPIQIGLEDDQAAGDQIDFGDSAEIDFGSGDVSAEIDFGDGDAGGEIDWGNMDAAADVDAAVDISAISLDESGIVVEAAGAAGGVARGREALTVLDSAHTRSQFLDQLLELESFLKMRLYETNAANESHTFSLIEQLPTESEAALAAMLAAVQAATSAMLAPEITHLHNVKHSPRYVDVLSAQLQQKLSVCDKLARLAAREAARGLAAAARAAELRPLLTRLIERTRELQADIEKEISKKYKGRPVNIIGGVKFL; from the exons ATGGAC gaAAGTAATATCCCCATAGATATCAATATAGGTAAGCTACAAGACTGGCTAGTCAGTCGACGCCACGTAAATAAAGAATGGCAGAAGAACATTATAGCAGTGAGAGAAAAGATCAATAACGCCATCCAGGATATGCCAGCGCACGAGGGCATAGCTGCCCTATTATCTGGCAGCTACATCAACTATTTCCACTGTCTCAAAATTATAGAAATCCTGAAGGAAACTGAGGCCGACACTAAAAACTTGTTTGGCAGGTATGGATCACAAAGAATGAAAGACTGGCAAGATGTTGTGAGGAGTTATGAGAAGGATAACTTGTATTTAGCTGAAGCGGCTCAGATTTTCGTTAGGAATATCACTTATGAGATTCCAAGCTTAAAAAAGCAGATTGCAAAAGAAGAACAAATGCAAACA GAATGTGAAAAGAAAGAATCTGACTACCTGAAAAGCCAGGCATCCAGCAAGTCGGAGTTCCTGAGCCTGTGCAAGCAGCTAGGCATCAAGGGGGACAGGATCAAACGGGAGCTGCTGGAGCGGCTGCAGGGCTTGCCTGACATATATGATAAG ATAGGCAAATCCCTGAAACCCCTACAACCAGCAATAGAACTGTACTCGGCCTTCACGAAGTACATCCTGGGCGAGCAAGCGTCCGAGCTCCTGCCCCTGCTGCAGTATGTGGTGGAGCACGGCAACACCACCGTGTACCAGTGGAGCTACGGGGAGCCCCCGCTCAGCATTGAACCCCACCCTATACAAATTGGGCTGGAGGACGATCAGGCGGCTGGCGACCAg ATTGACTTTGGTGACAGCGCGGAAATAGACTTTGGTTCGGGCGACGTGTCCGCTGAGATTGACTTTGGAGACGGAGACGCGGGCGGAGAGATTGACTGGGGGAACATGGATGCTGCGGCTGATGTG gACGCAGCCGTGGACATATCGGCAATCTCTCTGGACGAGAGCGGCATAGTGGTGGAAGCTGCCGGGGCCGCGGGGGGCGTGGCGCGCGGGAGGGAGGCTCTCACCGTGCTGGACTCCGCCCACACCAGGAGCCAGTTCCTCGACCAGCTGCTGGAA CTAGAGTCGTTCCTTAAGATGCGTCTGTACGAAACGAACGCGGCGAACGAGAGCCACACGTTCTCACTCATCGAGCAGCTGCCCACCGAGAGCGAGGCGGCCCTGGCGGCCATGTTGGCGGCCGTGCAGGCTGCCACGTCGGCCATGTTGGCGCCCGAGATCACACATCTGCACAACGTCAAGCACTCACCcag ATACGTGGACGTGCTGTCGGCGCAGCTGCAACAGAAGCTGTCGGTGTGCGACAAGCTGGCGCGGCTGGCGGCGCGCGAGGCGGCGCGCGGGCTCGCCGCGGCCGCGAGAGCTGCGGAGCTTCGGCCTTTGCTGACCAGGCTGATCGAGCGCACCCGGGAGCTGCAGGCTGAC ATCGAGAAGGAAATATCGAAGAAGTACAAAGGAAGGCCGGTCAACATCATCGGCGGAGTCAAGTTCTTATAG